In Equus przewalskii isolate Varuska chromosome 22, EquPr2, whole genome shotgun sequence, the following proteins share a genomic window:
- the TOPORS gene encoding E3 ubiquitin-protein ligase Topors isoform X3 codes for MASATKEFKMDNFSPKAGTSKLQQTVPADASPDSKCPICLDRFDNVSYLDRCLHKFCFRCVQEWSKNKAECPLCKQPFDSIFHSVRAEDDFKEYVLRPSYNGSFATPDVPRFRYRTTMTRERGASVYSPSGTMSRRTTTPPDSGVLFEGLGISTRPRDGEIPQFVRQFAIRRPATADERSLRKIQEQDIINFRRTLYRAGARVRNIEDGGRYRDISAEFFRRNPACLHRLVPWLKRELTVLFGAHGSLVNIVQHIIMSNVTRYDLESQAFVSDLRPFLLNRTEHFIHEFISFARSPFNMAAFDQHANYDCPAPSYEEGSHSDSSVITISPDEAETHELDINVATVSHAPWDDETPGPSYSSSEQVHAAISSLLNTSDSSDEELVTGRATSQIQGVQTNEDLNNDSDSSSDNCVIVGFVKPLAERTPELVELSSDSEELGSYEKMETVKTQEQEQSYSSGDSDVSRCSSPRSVLAKEEQINKGHCDSGTRVKSKKEEKRSTSLSSPRDLSSSIRGDRVYSPYNHRHRRRGRSRSSDSRSQSRSGHDQKNRRKHHGKKRMKSRRSRSRESSRPRGRRDKKRSRTRDSSWSRKSQTLSLSSESTSRSRSRSSDHGKRRSRSRNRDRYYLRNNYGSRYKWEYTYYSRNKDRDGYESSYRRRTLSRAHYSRQSSSPEFRMQSFSERTNARKKNNHSERKYYYYERHRSRSLSSGRSKTASTGPDRGRNEKPGGKRKYKTRHLEGTKEVAQPSREFTSKVKEGHYQKSSSKLDGNYKNESDSFSDSRSSDRETKHKRRKRRTRSLSVEIVYEGKATDTMRHHKKKKKKHKKKHKKHHGDNASRSPVVITIDSDSDKDFEVKEAVVRNSSGPQDSLRNEFLPPSLEPFETKDVVTIEDEFGVLDKECDISTLNNNLNSANKIVDNIPSQAASVEQTLDVREESTFASDLQNQPSNVSIQTEPSRQLPSPRTSLMSVSLGRDHNMS; via the coding sequence ATGGCATCAGCCACTAAGGAGTTTAAAATGGACAACTTTTCGCCTAAAGCTGGCACTAGCAAATTGCAACAGACAGTCCCAGCTGATGCATCTCCTGATTCTAAGTGTCCTATATGCTTGGATAGATTTGATAATGTGTCGTACTTAGATCGCTGTTTACATAAGTTCTGTTTTCGCTGTGTACAGGAGTGgtcaaagaacaaagctgaatgTCCACTATGTAAACAGCCCTTTGATTCTATTTTCCATTCTGTGAGGGCAGAAGATGACTTCAAGGAGTACGTCCTAAGGCCTTCATATAATGGTTCTTTTGCCACCCCCGATGTTCCACGATTCCGCTATCGTACAACTATGACACGGGAACGAGGTGCTTCTGTGTACTCACCTAGTGGTACCATGAGTAGAAGAACAACAACCCCCCCCGACAGTGGAGTACTGTTTGAAGGGTTGGGCATTTCCACAAGACCTAGAGATGGTGAAATTCCTCAATTTGTGAGACAGTTTGCAATAAGGAGGCCAGCTACTGCAGATGAAAGATCTTTGCGGAAAATTCAAGAACAGGATATTATTAACTTTAGGCGGACTCTCTACCGTGCTGGTGCTCGCGTTAGAAATATTGAAGATGGCGGTCGCTACAGGGATATTTCGGCGGAATTTTTCCGTAGGAATCCGGCCTGCCTTCACAGATTAGTTCCTTGGTTGAAACGCGAACTTACGGTTCTTTTTGGAGCTCATGGATCTTTAGTGAACATTGTCCAGCACATCATCATGAGTAATGTTACTCGCTATGACTTGGAGAGTCAGGCATTTGTGTCTGATTTAAGGCCATTTTTACTTAATCGGACTGAGCATTTTATACATGAATTTATCAGTTTTGCTCGATCTCCTTTTAACATGGCAGCCTTTGACCAGCATGCGAATTATGATTGCCCTGCTCCTTCATATGAAGAAGGTAGCCATTCTGATTCTTCAGTCATAACAATATCTCCTGATGAAGCTGAGACCCACGAGCTGGATATCAATGTAGCCACTGTCAGTCATGCACCATGGGATGATGAAACTCCAGGGCCATCTTACTCAAGCTCAGAGCAGGTGCACGCTGCCATCTCTTCCCTTTTAAATACTTCTGACAGTTCCGATGAAGAACTTGTAACAGGAAGAGCCACATCTCAGATACAAGGAGTACAAACCAATGAGGACCTAAATAATGATAGCGATTCCTCTTCAGATAATTGTGTCATTGTTGGGTTTGTTAAACCACTAGCTGAGAGGACCCCAGAACTTGTTGAACTGTCCTCTGATTCTGAGGAGTTAGGCTCttatgagaaaatggagacagtgaAGACACAAGAACAGGAGcagtcttacagttctggagatagTGATGTCAGTAGATGTTCATCTCCACGCTCTGTCCTTGCGAAGGAGGAGCAAATAAATAAAGGTCATTGTGATTCTGGTACAAGAGTCAaatcaaagaaggaagagaaacggTCTACATCATTGTCCTCTCCCAGAGACCTGAGCTCATCTATCAGAGGAGACAGAGTATATTCCCCGTATAACCATAGacacagaaggagaggaagatcGAGAAGTTCAGATTCACGTTCCCAGAGTAGAAGTGGGCATGATCAGAAGAATCGTAGGAAGCATCatgggaagaaaagaatgaaaagcagaCGATCCAGAAGCAGGGAGAGTAGCAGACCCAGAGGtagaagagacaaaaagagatcAAGAACTAGAGATAGCAGTTGGTCGAGAAAAAGCCAAACTCTGTCTCTAAGTAGTGAAAGCACAAGCAGGTCAAGATCTCGCAGCAGTGATCATGGTAAAAGAAGATCACGGAGCAGAAATAGAGATcgttattatttaagaaataattatggGAGCAGATACAAGTGGGAGTATACTTACTACAGTAGGAACAAGGACAGGGATGGCTACGAATCATCTTACAGGAGGAGGACTCTGTCCAGAGCTCATTATTCCAGACAATCTTCAAGTCCAGAATTTAGAATGCAGTCCTTTTCGGAAAGAACAAAtgctaggaagaaaaataatcacagtgAAAGGAAATATTACTACTACGAAAGGCACAGGTCAAGGAGCCTGTCTAGTGGTAGATCAAAGACTGCATCTACAGGGCCTGACCGGGGCAGAAATGAAAAGCCTGGAGGGAAACGAAAATACAAAACACGACATCTGGAGGGTACTAAGGAAGTGGCTCAACCATCTCGTGAATTTACTTCTAAAGTAAAGGAAGGCCATTACCAAAAATCTTCATCAAAATTGGATGGAAACTACAAAAATGAGAGTGACAGCTTTTCAGATAGCCGATCATCAGATAGAGAGACAAAAcacaagaggaggaaaaggaggaccCGAAGCCTAAGTGTGGAGATAGTTTATGAAGGGAAAGCTACCGATACAATGAgacatcataaaaagaaaaagaagaaacataagaAGAAGCATAAGAAACACCATGGAGATAATGCATCACGGTCCCCGGTTGTAATTACCATTGACAGTGATAGTGATAAGGATTTCGAAGTGAAGGAGGCTGTAGTACGTAACAGTAGTGGTCCTCAAGACTCTCTACGAAATGAGTTTTTGCCTCCTTCCTTGGAACCATTTGAAACTAAAGATGTAGTTACAATAGAAGATGAATTTGGTGTCCTGGACAAGGAGTGTGATATTAGCACACTTAATAACAACTTGAACAGTGCCAACAAAATTGTAGATAATATTCCATCCCAGGCAGCTTCAGTTGAACAGACTCTTGATGTGAGAGAGGAGAGCACCTTTGCCTCTGATTTGCAGAACCAGCCCAGTAATGTCTCTATTCAGACTGAGCCATCAAGGCAATTGCCATCACCACGGACATCATTAATGTCAGTGTCTCTTGGTAGAGACCACAACATGTCTTAA
- the TOPORS gene encoding E3 ubiquitin-protein ligase Topors isoform X1, with product MGSQQPPGSPLSREEGEAPPPAPAAEGRRRSRRVRLRGSCRHRPSFLGRRELATGAPAGPAPASSEIMASATKEFKMDNFSPKAGTSKLQQTVPADASPDSKCPICLDRFDNVSYLDRCLHKFCFRCVQEWSKNKAECPLCKQPFDSIFHSVRAEDDFKEYVLRPSYNGSFATPDVPRFRYRTTMTRERGASVYSPSGTMSRRTTTPPDSGVLFEGLGISTRPRDGEIPQFVRQFAIRRPATADERSLRKIQEQDIINFRRTLYRAGARVRNIEDGGRYRDISAEFFRRNPACLHRLVPWLKRELTVLFGAHGSLVNIVQHIIMSNVTRYDLESQAFVSDLRPFLLNRTEHFIHEFISFARSPFNMAAFDQHANYDCPAPSYEEGSHSDSSVITISPDEAETHELDINVATVSHAPWDDETPGPSYSSSEQVHAAISSLLNTSDSSDEELVTGRATSQIQGVQTNEDLNNDSDSSSDNCVIVGFVKPLAERTPELVELSSDSEELGSYEKMETVKTQEQEQSYSSGDSDVSRCSSPRSVLAKEEQINKGHCDSGTRVKSKKEEKRSTSLSSPRDLSSSIRGDRVYSPYNHRHRRRGRSRSSDSRSQSRSGHDQKNRRKHHGKKRMKSRRSRSRESSRPRGRRDKKRSRTRDSSWSRKSQTLSLSSESTSRSRSRSSDHGKRRSRSRNRDRYYLRNNYGSRYKWEYTYYSRNKDRDGYESSYRRRTLSRAHYSRQSSSPEFRMQSFSERTNARKKNNHSERKYYYYERHRSRSLSSGRSKTASTGPDRGRNEKPGGKRKYKTRHLEGTKEVAQPSREFTSKVKEGHYQKSSSKLDGNYKNESDSFSDSRSSDRETKHKRRKRRTRSLSVEIVYEGKATDTMRHHKKKKKKHKKKHKKHHGDNASRSPVVITIDSDSDKDFEVKEAVVRNSSGPQDSLRNEFLPPSLEPFETKDVVTIEDEFGVLDKECDISTLNNNLNSANKIVDNIPSQAASVEQTLDVREESTFASDLQNQPSNVSIQTEPSRQLPSPRTSLMSVSLGRDHNMS from the exons ATG GGGTCGCAGCAGCCGCCGGGGTCTCCGCTGTCTCGCGAGGAGGGCGAAgcgcccccgcccgcgcccgctGCCGAGGGCCGGCGGAGAAGTCGCCGGGTACGCCTCCGCGGGTCCTGCCGCCACCGACCGAGCTTTCTGGGCCGCCGGGAGCTTGCCACGGGCGCCCCAGCCGGGCCTGCGCCCGCATCCTCCGAG atAATGGCATCAGCCACTAAGGAGTTTAAAATGGACAACTTTTCGCCTAAAGCTGGCACTAGCAAATTGCAACAGACAGTCCCAGCTGATGCATCTCCTGATTCTAAGTGTCCTATATGCTTGGATAGATTTGATAATGTGTCGTACTTAGATCGCTGTTTACATAAGTTCTGTTTTCGCTGTGTACAGGAGTGgtcaaagaacaaagctgaatgTCCACTATGTAAACAGCCCTTTGATTCTATTTTCCATTCTGTGAGGGCAGAAGATGACTTCAAGGAGTACGTCCTAAGGCCTTCATATAATGGTTCTTTTGCCACCCCCGATGTTCCACGATTCCGCTATCGTACAACTATGACACGGGAACGAGGTGCTTCTGTGTACTCACCTAGTGGTACCATGAGTAGAAGAACAACAACCCCCCCCGACAGTGGAGTACTGTTTGAAGGGTTGGGCATTTCCACAAGACCTAGAGATGGTGAAATTCCTCAATTTGTGAGACAGTTTGCAATAAGGAGGCCAGCTACTGCAGATGAAAGATCTTTGCGGAAAATTCAAGAACAGGATATTATTAACTTTAGGCGGACTCTCTACCGTGCTGGTGCTCGCGTTAGAAATATTGAAGATGGCGGTCGCTACAGGGATATTTCGGCGGAATTTTTCCGTAGGAATCCGGCCTGCCTTCACAGATTAGTTCCTTGGTTGAAACGCGAACTTACGGTTCTTTTTGGAGCTCATGGATCTTTAGTGAACATTGTCCAGCACATCATCATGAGTAATGTTACTCGCTATGACTTGGAGAGTCAGGCATTTGTGTCTGATTTAAGGCCATTTTTACTTAATCGGACTGAGCATTTTATACATGAATTTATCAGTTTTGCTCGATCTCCTTTTAACATGGCAGCCTTTGACCAGCATGCGAATTATGATTGCCCTGCTCCTTCATATGAAGAAGGTAGCCATTCTGATTCTTCAGTCATAACAATATCTCCTGATGAAGCTGAGACCCACGAGCTGGATATCAATGTAGCCACTGTCAGTCATGCACCATGGGATGATGAAACTCCAGGGCCATCTTACTCAAGCTCAGAGCAGGTGCACGCTGCCATCTCTTCCCTTTTAAATACTTCTGACAGTTCCGATGAAGAACTTGTAACAGGAAGAGCCACATCTCAGATACAAGGAGTACAAACCAATGAGGACCTAAATAATGATAGCGATTCCTCTTCAGATAATTGTGTCATTGTTGGGTTTGTTAAACCACTAGCTGAGAGGACCCCAGAACTTGTTGAACTGTCCTCTGATTCTGAGGAGTTAGGCTCttatgagaaaatggagacagtgaAGACACAAGAACAGGAGcagtcttacagttctggagatagTGATGTCAGTAGATGTTCATCTCCACGCTCTGTCCTTGCGAAGGAGGAGCAAATAAATAAAGGTCATTGTGATTCTGGTACAAGAGTCAaatcaaagaaggaagagaaacggTCTACATCATTGTCCTCTCCCAGAGACCTGAGCTCATCTATCAGAGGAGACAGAGTATATTCCCCGTATAACCATAGacacagaaggagaggaagatcGAGAAGTTCAGATTCACGTTCCCAGAGTAGAAGTGGGCATGATCAGAAGAATCGTAGGAAGCATCatgggaagaaaagaatgaaaagcagaCGATCCAGAAGCAGGGAGAGTAGCAGACCCAGAGGtagaagagacaaaaagagatcAAGAACTAGAGATAGCAGTTGGTCGAGAAAAAGCCAAACTCTGTCTCTAAGTAGTGAAAGCACAAGCAGGTCAAGATCTCGCAGCAGTGATCATGGTAAAAGAAGATCACGGAGCAGAAATAGAGATcgttattatttaagaaataattatggGAGCAGATACAAGTGGGAGTATACTTACTACAGTAGGAACAAGGACAGGGATGGCTACGAATCATCTTACAGGAGGAGGACTCTGTCCAGAGCTCATTATTCCAGACAATCTTCAAGTCCAGAATTTAGAATGCAGTCCTTTTCGGAAAGAACAAAtgctaggaagaaaaataatcacagtgAAAGGAAATATTACTACTACGAAAGGCACAGGTCAAGGAGCCTGTCTAGTGGTAGATCAAAGACTGCATCTACAGGGCCTGACCGGGGCAGAAATGAAAAGCCTGGAGGGAAACGAAAATACAAAACACGACATCTGGAGGGTACTAAGGAAGTGGCTCAACCATCTCGTGAATTTACTTCTAAAGTAAAGGAAGGCCATTACCAAAAATCTTCATCAAAATTGGATGGAAACTACAAAAATGAGAGTGACAGCTTTTCAGATAGCCGATCATCAGATAGAGAGACAAAAcacaagaggaggaaaaggaggaccCGAAGCCTAAGTGTGGAGATAGTTTATGAAGGGAAAGCTACCGATACAATGAgacatcataaaaagaaaaagaagaaacataagaAGAAGCATAAGAAACACCATGGAGATAATGCATCACGGTCCCCGGTTGTAATTACCATTGACAGTGATAGTGATAAGGATTTCGAAGTGAAGGAGGCTGTAGTACGTAACAGTAGTGGTCCTCAAGACTCTCTACGAAATGAGTTTTTGCCTCCTTCCTTGGAACCATTTGAAACTAAAGATGTAGTTACAATAGAAGATGAATTTGGTGTCCTGGACAAGGAGTGTGATATTAGCACACTTAATAACAACTTGAACAGTGCCAACAAAATTGTAGATAATATTCCATCCCAGGCAGCTTCAGTTGAACAGACTCTTGATGTGAGAGAGGAGAGCACCTTTGCCTCTGATTTGCAGAACCAGCCCAGTAATGTCTCTATTCAGACTGAGCCATCAAGGCAATTGCCATCACCACGGACATCATTAATGTCAGTGTCTCTTGGTAGAGACCACAACATGTCTTAA
- the TOPORS gene encoding E3 ubiquitin-protein ligase Topors isoform X2: MIMASATKEFKMDNFSPKAGTSKLQQTVPADASPDSKCPICLDRFDNVSYLDRCLHKFCFRCVQEWSKNKAECPLCKQPFDSIFHSVRAEDDFKEYVLRPSYNGSFATPDVPRFRYRTTMTRERGASVYSPSGTMSRRTTTPPDSGVLFEGLGISTRPRDGEIPQFVRQFAIRRPATADERSLRKIQEQDIINFRRTLYRAGARVRNIEDGGRYRDISAEFFRRNPACLHRLVPWLKRELTVLFGAHGSLVNIVQHIIMSNVTRYDLESQAFVSDLRPFLLNRTEHFIHEFISFARSPFNMAAFDQHANYDCPAPSYEEGSHSDSSVITISPDEAETHELDINVATVSHAPWDDETPGPSYSSSEQVHAAISSLLNTSDSSDEELVTGRATSQIQGVQTNEDLNNDSDSSSDNCVIVGFVKPLAERTPELVELSSDSEELGSYEKMETVKTQEQEQSYSSGDSDVSRCSSPRSVLAKEEQINKGHCDSGTRVKSKKEEKRSTSLSSPRDLSSSIRGDRVYSPYNHRHRRRGRSRSSDSRSQSRSGHDQKNRRKHHGKKRMKSRRSRSRESSRPRGRRDKKRSRTRDSSWSRKSQTLSLSSESTSRSRSRSSDHGKRRSRSRNRDRYYLRNNYGSRYKWEYTYYSRNKDRDGYESSYRRRTLSRAHYSRQSSSPEFRMQSFSERTNARKKNNHSERKYYYYERHRSRSLSSGRSKTASTGPDRGRNEKPGGKRKYKTRHLEGTKEVAQPSREFTSKVKEGHYQKSSSKLDGNYKNESDSFSDSRSSDRETKHKRRKRRTRSLSVEIVYEGKATDTMRHHKKKKKKHKKKHKKHHGDNASRSPVVITIDSDSDKDFEVKEAVVRNSSGPQDSLRNEFLPPSLEPFETKDVVTIEDEFGVLDKECDISTLNNNLNSANKIVDNIPSQAASVEQTLDVREESTFASDLQNQPSNVSIQTEPSRQLPSPRTSLMSVSLGRDHNMS; this comes from the exons ATG atAATGGCATCAGCCACTAAGGAGTTTAAAATGGACAACTTTTCGCCTAAAGCTGGCACTAGCAAATTGCAACAGACAGTCCCAGCTGATGCATCTCCTGATTCTAAGTGTCCTATATGCTTGGATAGATTTGATAATGTGTCGTACTTAGATCGCTGTTTACATAAGTTCTGTTTTCGCTGTGTACAGGAGTGgtcaaagaacaaagctgaatgTCCACTATGTAAACAGCCCTTTGATTCTATTTTCCATTCTGTGAGGGCAGAAGATGACTTCAAGGAGTACGTCCTAAGGCCTTCATATAATGGTTCTTTTGCCACCCCCGATGTTCCACGATTCCGCTATCGTACAACTATGACACGGGAACGAGGTGCTTCTGTGTACTCACCTAGTGGTACCATGAGTAGAAGAACAACAACCCCCCCCGACAGTGGAGTACTGTTTGAAGGGTTGGGCATTTCCACAAGACCTAGAGATGGTGAAATTCCTCAATTTGTGAGACAGTTTGCAATAAGGAGGCCAGCTACTGCAGATGAAAGATCTTTGCGGAAAATTCAAGAACAGGATATTATTAACTTTAGGCGGACTCTCTACCGTGCTGGTGCTCGCGTTAGAAATATTGAAGATGGCGGTCGCTACAGGGATATTTCGGCGGAATTTTTCCGTAGGAATCCGGCCTGCCTTCACAGATTAGTTCCTTGGTTGAAACGCGAACTTACGGTTCTTTTTGGAGCTCATGGATCTTTAGTGAACATTGTCCAGCACATCATCATGAGTAATGTTACTCGCTATGACTTGGAGAGTCAGGCATTTGTGTCTGATTTAAGGCCATTTTTACTTAATCGGACTGAGCATTTTATACATGAATTTATCAGTTTTGCTCGATCTCCTTTTAACATGGCAGCCTTTGACCAGCATGCGAATTATGATTGCCCTGCTCCTTCATATGAAGAAGGTAGCCATTCTGATTCTTCAGTCATAACAATATCTCCTGATGAAGCTGAGACCCACGAGCTGGATATCAATGTAGCCACTGTCAGTCATGCACCATGGGATGATGAAACTCCAGGGCCATCTTACTCAAGCTCAGAGCAGGTGCACGCTGCCATCTCTTCCCTTTTAAATACTTCTGACAGTTCCGATGAAGAACTTGTAACAGGAAGAGCCACATCTCAGATACAAGGAGTACAAACCAATGAGGACCTAAATAATGATAGCGATTCCTCTTCAGATAATTGTGTCATTGTTGGGTTTGTTAAACCACTAGCTGAGAGGACCCCAGAACTTGTTGAACTGTCCTCTGATTCTGAGGAGTTAGGCTCttatgagaaaatggagacagtgaAGACACAAGAACAGGAGcagtcttacagttctggagatagTGATGTCAGTAGATGTTCATCTCCACGCTCTGTCCTTGCGAAGGAGGAGCAAATAAATAAAGGTCATTGTGATTCTGGTACAAGAGTCAaatcaaagaaggaagagaaacggTCTACATCATTGTCCTCTCCCAGAGACCTGAGCTCATCTATCAGAGGAGACAGAGTATATTCCCCGTATAACCATAGacacagaaggagaggaagatcGAGAAGTTCAGATTCACGTTCCCAGAGTAGAAGTGGGCATGATCAGAAGAATCGTAGGAAGCATCatgggaagaaaagaatgaaaagcagaCGATCCAGAAGCAGGGAGAGTAGCAGACCCAGAGGtagaagagacaaaaagagatcAAGAACTAGAGATAGCAGTTGGTCGAGAAAAAGCCAAACTCTGTCTCTAAGTAGTGAAAGCACAAGCAGGTCAAGATCTCGCAGCAGTGATCATGGTAAAAGAAGATCACGGAGCAGAAATAGAGATcgttattatttaagaaataattatggGAGCAGATACAAGTGGGAGTATACTTACTACAGTAGGAACAAGGACAGGGATGGCTACGAATCATCTTACAGGAGGAGGACTCTGTCCAGAGCTCATTATTCCAGACAATCTTCAAGTCCAGAATTTAGAATGCAGTCCTTTTCGGAAAGAACAAAtgctaggaagaaaaataatcacagtgAAAGGAAATATTACTACTACGAAAGGCACAGGTCAAGGAGCCTGTCTAGTGGTAGATCAAAGACTGCATCTACAGGGCCTGACCGGGGCAGAAATGAAAAGCCTGGAGGGAAACGAAAATACAAAACACGACATCTGGAGGGTACTAAGGAAGTGGCTCAACCATCTCGTGAATTTACTTCTAAAGTAAAGGAAGGCCATTACCAAAAATCTTCATCAAAATTGGATGGAAACTACAAAAATGAGAGTGACAGCTTTTCAGATAGCCGATCATCAGATAGAGAGACAAAAcacaagaggaggaaaaggaggaccCGAAGCCTAAGTGTGGAGATAGTTTATGAAGGGAAAGCTACCGATACAATGAgacatcataaaaagaaaaagaagaaacataagaAGAAGCATAAGAAACACCATGGAGATAATGCATCACGGTCCCCGGTTGTAATTACCATTGACAGTGATAGTGATAAGGATTTCGAAGTGAAGGAGGCTGTAGTACGTAACAGTAGTGGTCCTCAAGACTCTCTACGAAATGAGTTTTTGCCTCCTTCCTTGGAACCATTTGAAACTAAAGATGTAGTTACAATAGAAGATGAATTTGGTGTCCTGGACAAGGAGTGTGATATTAGCACACTTAATAACAACTTGAACAGTGCCAACAAAATTGTAGATAATATTCCATCCCAGGCAGCTTCAGTTGAACAGACTCTTGATGTGAGAGAGGAGAGCACCTTTGCCTCTGATTTGCAGAACCAGCCCAGTAATGTCTCTATTCAGACTGAGCCATCAAGGCAATTGCCATCACCACGGACATCATTAATGTCAGTGTCTCTTGGTAGAGACCACAACATGTCTTAA
- the SMIM27 gene encoding small integral membrane protein 27, with translation MRPLSRRTLDWIYSALLLAIVLLSWGYVIYASTVAARRQLRKEYPHKTFG, from the exons ATGAGGCCGCTGAGTCGCCGCACGCTGGACTGGATTTACTCGGCG CTGCTCCTCGCGATTGTGTTGCTGTCCTGGGGGTACGTCATCTATGCATCGACAGTGGCTGCGCGACGACAGCTAAGGAAGGAATACCCACACAAAACCTTCGGATGA